One Gossypium hirsutum isolate 1008001.06 chromosome A08, Gossypium_hirsutum_v2.1, whole genome shotgun sequence genomic window, TTGAAGACTAAATCGGTCGAGAAGGTGAAACCGAAGCATATGGAGGAGGATGAGAAACATAAAGAGAAGGATGAGGAGAAATCGAAAGAGACGATGGAAGacgaaaagaagaagaaggaagaggTTGAGGGGAAGAATAAGGACGAAGAGTGTAAAAATGATGTAGCGGAAAAGCTCGAGGTTAGTGAAGTTGGTGAGACAACGaataaagaagagaaaaagaaaaacaaggatCCAGAGGTGGTAGAAGAAGGTGACAATGTTGAGACGGaagagaagaaaaacaaaaagaaggatAAGAAAAAAGATGAGgtagaaaaatttgaaaagaagaagaaaaagaaagacaaggaaaaggaaaaggagcacgaggttgaagaagatgaagggacgggaaagaagaaaaaggataaagagaaaaagaaggaaaagaagacAGATAACGAGGATGAACAAAAGAAGGACAAGAAGAAGAAGGATAAGGagaaaaaggaagaagagaagTCAGATAAAGAGGATGATGTAGAAGATGCcaaagagaaggagaagaagaagaagaagaaagataataaggataaggagaaaaagaaagaccAGAAGTGTGATAAAGAGGATGAGGAAGAAAATGTCGaagaggaggagaagaagaagaagaaagataagaaggataaggagaaaaagaaagaaaagaagtcgGACGAAGAGGATGATGTAGAAGATGCCAAAGAggcaaaggagaagaagaagaaagataacaaggataaggagaaaaagaaagataagAAGTGCGATAAAGAGGATGATGTAGAAGATGCCAAAGAGGAGAAGAAGAAAGATAAGAAGGATaaggagaagaagaaagataAGAAGTCGGATGAAGAGGATGGAGTAGAAGATGACAAagaggagaaaaagaagaaaaagaaagagaagaaggataaggagaaaaagaaagaacagaagTCCAATAAAGAGGATGATGTAAAAGATGAcgaagagaagaagaaagataagaaggataaggagaaaaagaaagagaagaaacacGAGGATGAAGAGGAAAGGGAAGAAGTAAGTGAAGAGTTAGAAGAGATGAACAATAAGAATAAAAACAGAGAGAGGAAGTcgaaatggaaggaagaagaagaagaagagaagggcAAGAAGAAAGAAACCGATGAGAATGAGGAGAAGAAACATGGAGACAGGGCAACCAATGTGAAACCCGAGACCGCTATAGGCTCTAGGGATCTTCAACTAGAAGATATCGAGAAAGAATCAGATGGTGgagagaaggaagaaaacaagCAGAAGGGTAAATCAaaagaaggaaaagagaaaaacaagaaatgtgagaagaaaacaaaagaagggAAGGCCAAAAGCAAAGATCTAAGCAAACTGAAACAGAAGTTAGagaaaatcaataccaaaattGATGCTCTGCTTGAGAAAAAAGCAGATATTTTGATGGAGATTAAAGAAGCTGAGGAGAAGAATAGTGAAGCTGCTGACAAATGATGAATaatacacacacatatacatatatgcatgtatgAAACACTCTGTCTAAGGTTCATACACTCTGATATGAATAAGATAGCTGCAAATTTACATTATAGTATTTGTAGagttaaatatgataataatgaaAAGTTCCAGTTAGTATTGATGGTATTGTTGCTATGACTATCTATatttatacacacatatatataataagttaGCATGTTTTACCATTGTTTTACAAGATCTATGCATGGTTGACGTTGAAGGCATAACAGGAGCTTAACTACTTGTGCAAAACCTTGCAGACTTTTGGGTTTGGTCATTACTATgtgtcattttatttttataattcaatgAAGAGTAGGTTTTTGAATAGTTTCTAATATTCGAATTCCGAGTTTGAATAATTATCTTTGAATGTTAAATAGGTAAGGAAGAAATTTGGATGTCATGTAAActataattgaatttgaaaaataaagattGTTTTGACGTAAGGATGAAAATTTCGTCAATAAATAATCGAACTcgattatttaaaaataaaattagagcaGTCTTTAAGTATGTTCATGATTgagtataaaatttaaaaaactattGTTAAATTTTCACTAACTAAATAAAACTCATCACAttcaagtttagaatgtaaatgtcagatatggatatatatactaaaatttaaaaataatgttgGATATGGGCGTGTACAAGTaggtttatttaaatttgaattctgtTATTTAAAACAAGATTATAACATAGCTTTAAGAAGGTTTAATAATTGTGTGTATAACtgtaaataaattgttaaaaatcaACTAACTAAATAGAACTTATAATACTCATGTTCGGGATGTGATTGTCAGATATGAACATGTGATTGAAGAGTATGTTCATATATTTGTACAGTTTTCGAAGATTTCATATCCCGTATGTTTATATATAGATCAAACATAAGTgttgaataaaattaatttatcttcATAGAATTTATGGAATTGGAACACTTAATTCTccacttaaattaaataataaaaagaagctGGATTAGATTTACAAGCATCTCAAGTCAAATATTATGATACTCAAATTCATTTTGGTTGATAACTAGAGTTGGCACGAGTAGTCACATGCCAAAGTCAAACAAGGGAAACCTATAAAAACAGAGAAGGGATGACTTACAAAGGGAGGACAGCATATGTATGCTACCAaactaaaacataaatcaatGCTTAGATTTTAAAAAAGGAATATATTCTCTTTAATTTCCATAAGAAACCAAAAAAGaaacctttttattttcaatataagcTTCTTAGCCtagcatatacatatacatatatatatatatacacacgcaGATTAGTGAAAGAGTCTTGCTCTCATTACTTTAATTCATAAACCAAATAGTCCTATATCAATTCCTTCCAAAAATGTCCCATTCCTACCAAGATGTTGAGCCTGAGTTCCAATACCACAAAGGAGAAACTCATGACATCATTGAGTTTCAAGTGAAAGGTGATAATATATTCATttataaaatttggattttaattcGATTGTTACATTGACCTTTTAATATGTAGtattgaatttcaatatttacaatACATTTTCTGTTTCATTCGATTATGTTGATTTATATGTAAAttgttttggttttaaatttgctAGATTTTAGAAAGGACCAGCTCAGAGTTCATTTTAGCAGTAAAGGGGTCTTAACGGTTTCCGGTGAACGCCCTCAAGAGGGAGGTAAAAAGATTCGATTCCGCAAAGATATTAACCCTCCTAAAGATTGTGAACCGAATGAGATCCACGTGAAATTACGTTCCGGTGTTCTTTTTATCACGATACCAAAGAAAGACGCCCCGCAACCTCCTCAACAGGATTCACTTAAGCAAGTGCAACAAGACAATGGAAAACTCAAACAAGGGGGAAGTTCAAGTGAAGAGGCTAAAGGAGCAATGGCTACACCAAATGAAAATGCTGCAATGCCTAAGACTGAATCCAAATCTTTTATTTCGGGGCTTAAAATGGAGAAAAAGACAGCAATAAAGGTTGTCGCCAATGTTGCAGTTGTGTCATTGGTGTTTGTTGTGTTGTTTTAT contains:
- the LOC107936310 gene encoding uncharacterized protein, whose translation is MSHSYQDVEPEFQYHKGETHDIIEFQVKDFRKDQLRVHFSSKGVLTVSGERPQEGGKKIRFRKDINPPKDCEPNEIHVKLRSGVLFITIPKKDAPQPPQQDSLKQVQQDNGKLKQGGSSSEEAKGAMATPNENAAMPKTESKSFISGLKMEKKTAIKVVANVAVVSLVFVVLFYVYKIYAPVIMHV
- the LOC107936309 gene encoding DNA ligase 1 isoform X2; protein product: MMQDAYEPVVHGEEKIKKEELHFKVKSKSMEPDHDKEERIKVELELKTKSVEKVKPKHMEEDEKHKEKDEEKSKETMEDEKKKKEEVEGKNKDEECKNDVAEKLEVSEVGETTNKEEKKKNKDPEVVEEGDNVETEEKKNKKKDKKKDEVEKFEKKKKKKDKEKEKEHEVEEDEGTGKKKKDKEKKKEKKTDNEDEQKKDKKKKDKEKKEEEKSDKEDDVEDAKEKEKKKKKKDNKDKEKKKDQKCDKEDEEENVEEEEKKKKKDKKDKEKKKEKKSDEEDDVEDAKEAKEKKKKDNKDKEKKKDKKCDKEDDVEDAKEEKKKDKKDKEKKKDKKSDEEDGVEDDKEEKKKKKKEKKDKEKKKEQKSNKEDDVKDDEEKKKDKKDKEKKKEKKHEDEEEREEVSEELEEMNNKNKNRERKSKWKEEEEEEKGKKKETDENEEKKHGDRATNVKPETAIGSRDLQLEDIEKESDGGEKEENKQKGKSKEGKEKNKKCEKKTKEGKAKSKDLSKLKQKLEKINTKIDALLEKKADILMEIKEAEEKNSEAADK
- the LOC107936309 gene encoding glutamic acid-rich protein isoform X1 translates to MKIIKFRYSFLRNLKKNREKLKLELEFVTRSWSLMMQDAYEPVVHGEEKIKKEELHFKVKSKSMEPDHDKEERIKVELELKTKSVEKVKPKHMEEDEKHKEKDEEKSKETMEDEKKKKEEVEGKNKDEECKNDVAEKLEVSEVGETTNKEEKKKNKDPEVVEEGDNVETEEKKNKKKDKKKDEVEKFEKKKKKKDKEKEKEHEVEEDEGTGKKKKDKEKKKEKKTDNEDEQKKDKKKKDKEKKEEEKSDKEDDVEDAKEKEKKKKKKDNKDKEKKKDQKCDKEDEEENVEEEEKKKKKDKKDKEKKKEKKSDEEDDVEDAKEAKEKKKKDNKDKEKKKDKKCDKEDDVEDAKEEKKKDKKDKEKKKDKKSDEEDGVEDDKEEKKKKKKEKKDKEKKKEQKSNKEDDVKDDEEKKKDKKDKEKKKEKKHEDEEEREEVSEELEEMNNKNKNRERKSKWKEEEEEEKGKKKETDENEEKKHGDRATNVKPETAIGSRDLQLEDIEKESDGGEKEENKQKGKSKEGKEKNKKCEKKTKEGKAKSKDLSKLKQKLEKINTKIDALLEKKADILMEIKEAEEKNSEAADK